Below is a window of Synechococcus sp. RSCCF101 DNA.
AGGCCAGGCGAAGCCCGGCGTGACACCTCTGGCCAGCCCCGGAGACCACCCGTAAGATTCGCTCGCCTTCGAGGGCGGCCATGCCTGTCAAACGTTCATGGACAGTTGTGGACGTGGGTGCCGCCGCGGCCGTTCTGCTGGCACTGGCCGGTGTGGCCTGGAGCCCGAAGCTCACCAGCGCGGTGGCCCAGGTGAGCGGGGCCGTGAAGCCGGTGCAGGTGAGCGTGGATGTGCGCGGCATTCCGGTGGCCGATCCCGCCGCCCTGATCCGTGACGCGGTGGAGGCCGGCAGCACCAGCATCGTGATCCGCAACCAGCCCCACGGGCGGGTGGCGGTGCAGGAGGTTGTCGACACCACGCGCCGTCTCGTGGCCGTTCAGCCCGACGGCAGCGTGGTGAGTGCGGACAACCCCAACAACGCCCGCCGCGGCAGCCTGGACGCCCGCTTCCTGCTGGAGGGGCAGGGTCGCCTCGTGGATGGCGGTGTGGTCTTCGGCAACCAGAAGCTGAAGATCGGGTCCCCGGTGGAACTCGAGGGCCCCACCTACCGCATCAACGGCACCGTGAGCGGCATCAGCGCCGGATGAGCCCCCGTCGCCCGCTCGATCAGCCGCCTCCTCCCTGTCCCGTCCTCCGCTCCGTCGTCATGCCGATCCCCGCCCGCTCCCGCCGGCTCGCCGGTCGCCTGACCCTGGCGGCCCTCGTCGGTGGCCTGCTGGGGACGCCGGCCGCCAGAGCCGAAGCCGATGGCTGGAGCGTGCCGCCTCGACCGGTGC
It encodes the following:
- a CDS encoding DUF4330 domain-containing protein, translated to MPVKRSWTVVDVGAAAAVLLALAGVAWSPKLTSAVAQVSGAVKPVQVSVDVRGIPVADPAALIRDAVEAGSTSIVIRNQPHGRVAVQEVVDTTRRLVAVQPDGSVVSADNPNNARRGSLDARFLLEGQGRLVDGGVVFGNQKLKIGSPVELEGPTYRINGTVSGISAG